Proteins encoded within one genomic window of Bacillus sp. F19:
- the bluB gene encoding 5,6-dimethylbenzimidazole synthase: protein MFSKEEKESVYKVIYRRRDIRSFLSAPISKDIIHRILNAAHHAPSVGFMQPWNFIIISSDEIKEKLAWAADKERRALAIHYDGERETRFLGLKVEGLKEAPITICVTCDPARGGSHVLGRNSIPETDILSTACAIQNMWLAACAEGLALGWVSFYKKNDIRDILDIPLHIDPIALLSIGYTDEYPEKPILELANWEKRQPLAKLIYENKWGENKHQGD, encoded by the coding sequence ATGTTTTCTAAAGAAGAAAAAGAATCTGTTTATAAAGTGATTTACAGGAGGAGAGATATTAGAAGCTTTCTGTCTGCCCCTATTTCTAAAGATATTATACATAGAATATTAAACGCTGCTCATCATGCACCTTCAGTTGGATTTATGCAGCCTTGGAATTTCATAATCATTTCTTCTGATGAAATAAAAGAAAAATTAGCTTGGGCAGCAGACAAGGAAAGACGAGCATTAGCTATTCATTATGATGGGGAAAGAGAAACAAGATTTCTTGGTTTAAAAGTGGAAGGTTTAAAAGAAGCTCCAATCACAATATGTGTAACTTGCGACCCTGCAAGAGGAGGTTCACATGTATTAGGGCGAAATTCAATTCCTGAAACAGATATTCTTTCAACAGCATGTGCCATTCAAAATATGTGGTTGGCAGCATGTGCTGAAGGGCTTGCCTTAGGGTGGGTAAGTTTTTATAAAAAGAATGATATTCGTGACATATTAGATATCCCGCTGCATATTGATCCTATCGCTCTTCTATCTATTGGTTATACGGATGAATATCCGGAGAAACCTATTTTAGAATTAGCTAATTGGGAAAAAAGGCAGCCTCTAGCAAAGCTTATCTATGAGAATAAATGGGGAGAAAACAAACATCAAGGTGATTGA
- a CDS encoding kinase gives MEKGVFGMQVGRGRCNGTFGELVQGVLCERPFLISLPIPILRSNAVFIPHNKKGDITGPLLNAKAVEACKKVFQWFDLKGGGHLEVNSNIPRGKGMASSSADVVAAMKAVADSYSIPLSEEIISRISSEIEPTDGVMYKEVVAYDYIHGQLIETLGPLPSFVLIGMDLGGTINTLEFNRQPKQYSKEDQAVFLKAYHLVKLGIEFQDLSFVCQAATLSAGINQKILPKRYFSEFKSFASKYDGGLIIAHSGTVLGVLLNPSFENIGEISETISKRIIQLSNQPDMKPFYYFHRSD, from the coding sequence TTGGAAAAAGGGGTTTTTGGCATGCAGGTGGGAAGAGGAAGGTGCAATGGCACGTTTGGCGAACTTGTTCAAGGCGTTTTATGTGAACGCCCATTTTTAATATCGCTGCCTATACCAATTCTAAGGAGTAACGCTGTTTTTATTCCTCATAACAAGAAGGGTGATATTACTGGGCCACTCTTAAATGCAAAAGCGGTAGAAGCATGCAAAAAGGTGTTTCAATGGTTTGATTTAAAAGGTGGGGGGCATTTGGAGGTTAACTCGAATATTCCGAGGGGTAAAGGGATGGCCAGTAGTTCAGCTGATGTTGTTGCTGCAATGAAGGCTGTTGCGGATAGTTACTCCATACCCTTGTCAGAAGAGATCATCTCACGGATTTCCAGTGAGATTGAGCCTACTGATGGTGTTATGTATAAAGAGGTGGTTGCATACGACTACATTCATGGCCAATTAATAGAGACGCTTGGTCCTTTACCATCCTTCGTTTTGATCGGAATGGATTTAGGAGGAACAATTAATACGCTTGAATTTAACAGACAGCCCAAACAATATAGCAAGGAGGATCAAGCCGTTTTCTTAAAGGCATATCATTTGGTTAAATTAGGAATAGAATTTCAGGATTTGTCTTTTGTTTGTCAAGCAGCGACACTAAGCGCCGGTATAAACCAAAAAATATTGCCTAAACGTTATTTTAGTGAATTTAAAAGCTTTGCTTCAAAGTACGATGGAGGACTTATCATCGCTCACAGCGGCACTGTTCTAGGGGTTTTATTGAATCCGTCTTTTGAGAATATTGGCGAAATTTCAGAAACAATTTCTAAACGTATTATCCAGTTAAGCAATCAGCCTGACATGAAACCTTTCTATTATTTTCATAGATCAGACTAG
- a CDS encoding nitroreductase — MSIITELKSRRAIRDYRDHAVEDEKIKKLLEIATWAPNDRMREPWGFYVIRGEAKKRYEKLAEEFLQERFPTKPNLVQSSLKVLKNTPVHIVVTSDIVPEDEEASRDNEYAVCCAIHSMWLAAKDLGLGFVWRTRGVGLVHDKRMYQFIGAPENKKIIGNIFIGYPDEEALKKMKTSARTSFEEKTVWL; from the coding sequence GTGTCAATCATAACGGAATTAAAAAGTCGCAGGGCAATACGTGACTATCGTGATCATGCCGTAGAAGACGAAAAGATTAAAAAATTACTGGAAATAGCAACTTGGGCGCCAAACGATCGGATGAGAGAGCCATGGGGGTTTTATGTGATAAGAGGTGAAGCTAAAAAAAGGTATGAGAAGCTGGCAGAAGAGTTTTTGCAAGAACGTTTTCCAACAAAACCGAATTTAGTACAAAGTTCCCTGAAAGTATTAAAGAACACACCGGTACATATCGTTGTTACATCTGATATCGTTCCTGAGGATGAAGAAGCGTCTCGAGATAATGAATATGCAGTATGCTGTGCGATTCATTCAATGTGGCTGGCCGCGAAGGATCTGGGATTAGGATTTGTATGGCGGACAAGAGGCGTGGGGCTTGTTCATGATAAACGCATGTATCAGTTCATTGGTGCGCCTGAGAATAAGAAGATAATAGGGAATATTTTTATTGGATATCCAGATGAAGAGGCGTTAAAGAAGATGAAGACTTCCGCAAGAACATCCTTTGAAGAAAAAACGGTTTGGTTATAG
- the cobA gene encoding uroporphyrinogen-III C-methyltransferase, with translation MTKGYVYLVGAGPGDPKLITVYGLECIQKSDVILYDRLVNNELLNHAKNDAEFIFCGKLPGKHELIQEQIHELLVRYALEGKTVTRLKGGDPCVFGRVGEEAEVLAASGIKYEIVPGITSGIAAPAYAGIPVTHRDHASSFAIVTGHGRAEKEEDHLNWSALAQGIDTIAFYMGVGNLPYICKKLIENGKSQETPVAVIQWGTTEKQKTVTGSLNTIEKEAELAQIKHPAIILVGDVVKLREKIKWFEEMELLKDKDKKKVGAACQS, from the coding sequence ATGACAAAAGGATACGTTTATCTTGTCGGGGCAGGACCGGGAGATCCGAAATTAATTACAGTTTATGGTTTGGAGTGCATCCAAAAATCTGACGTGATTTTATATGATCGATTAGTAAATAATGAGCTATTAAACCATGCCAAAAACGATGCGGAATTTATTTTTTGCGGAAAGCTTCCCGGAAAACATGAACTTATTCAAGAACAAATTCATGAACTCTTAGTTCGGTACGCACTGGAAGGGAAAACGGTGACACGATTAAAAGGCGGAGACCCATGTGTATTTGGACGTGTTGGGGAAGAAGCTGAGGTGCTGGCAGCAAGTGGTATAAAATATGAAATTGTGCCTGGCATTACCTCAGGTATCGCTGCCCCTGCCTACGCGGGAATTCCGGTTACACACCGGGACCACGCCTCTTCCTTTGCAATCGTTACAGGTCATGGCCGCGCTGAAAAGGAAGAGGATCATCTGAATTGGTCAGCCCTTGCTCAGGGAATAGATACAATTGCTTTTTACATGGGAGTAGGAAACTTACCTTATATTTGCAAAAAGTTAATCGAGAATGGAAAAAGTCAGGAAACCCCAGTAGCCGTTATCCAATGGGGGACAACGGAAAAACAGAAAACAGTCACAGGGAGCCTGAATACGATTGAAAAAGAGGCGGAGCTTGCACAAATAAAGCATCCTGCAATTATCCTTGTCGGTGATGTGGTTAAGTTAAGGGAGAAAATAAAGTGGTTTGAAGAGATGGAATTATTAAAAGACAAAGATAAAAAAAAGGTGGGGGCAGCGTGTCAATCATAA